A stretch of the Vitis vinifera cultivar Pinot Noir 40024 chromosome 16, ASM3070453v1 genome encodes the following:
- the LOC104882018 gene encoding uncharacterized protein LOC104882018, whose protein sequence is MEELVGTMNSQLDLPEEGSVNRNPGPHGQGGAGYTSGLVIPKLAKLDFPRYDGSEDLTLWICRAEQFFEFQGTSLEDQVKLAAYHLEKDAQLWYQRRKNQGHLVTWDGMDAGLLERFVVIEYEDFFGDLCKLKQMGIVSNYQTQFERLLPRADTLTDKQEAECFISGLNDGLKADVRV, encoded by the coding sequence ATGGAAGAACTAGTGGGGACAATGAACTCCCAATTAGACTTGCCGGAAGAAGGATCCGTCAATAGGAATCCGGGACCACATGGACAGGGTGGTGCTGGGTACACAAGTGGACTAGTGATTCCTAAGCTTGCAAAGCTTGATTTTCCTCGCTATGATGGATCGGAAGATCTAACTCTATGGATTTGTCGTGCAGAACAATTCTTTGAATTTCAAGGGACATCATTGGAAGATCAAGTCAAATTAGCAGCCTATCACTTGGAAAAAGATGCTCAATTGTGGTACCAACGACGCAAAAATCAAGGTCACTTGGTTACTTGGGATGGAATGGATGCGGGATTGCTAGAGAGGTTTGTTGTAATTGAATATGAAGATTTCTTTGGAGACTTATGCAAGCTTAAGCAGATGGGAATTGTTTCCAACTATCAAACTCAGTTTGAAAGGCTTCTACCACGGGCCGACACTTTGACAGATAAACAAGAAGCTgagtgttttattagtggattGAATGATGGGCTAAAGGCGGATGTAAGAGTCTAA
- the LOC104882019 gene encoding uncharacterized protein LOC104882019, with the protein MASFCKVSIMAFFLLASGAFLSSPALAFQANEKDFSLASEPSSSSEQDIIPPAVRHYLFQCLQRLGEECRPLFFARIFIGEKNEIPTSCCQNLVQMGDKCHTAITNAVISRPEFSGNATLFRTRSEETWTTCSRLIEIISPGPSA; encoded by the coding sequence ATGGCCAGTTTCTGCAAGGTCTCTATCATGGCATTCTTTCTCTTAGCTAGTGGGGCTTTCCTGTCATCACCAGCACTGGCATTCCAAGCCAATGAAAAAGACTTTAGCCTCGCATCAGAACCTTCTTCCAGCAGTGAGCAAGACATTATTCCACCAGCAGTACGCCATTATTTGTTTCAATGCCTCCAGAGGCTGGGTGAAGAATGCAGGCCATTGTTCTTTGCTAGAATATTCATAGGTGAAAAAAATGAGATCCCTACTAGTTGTTGCCAAAACCTGGTGCAGATGGGAGATAAATGCCACACTGCAATTACCAATGCTGTAATCTCGAGACCTGAGTTCAGTGGCAATGCAACCTTATTTCGTACAAGATCCGAGGAGACTTGGACGACCTGTAGCCGACTCATAGAGATTATCTCTCCAGGCCCATCTGCTTAA